TGTTACGCTTCGTCAATGCCTTCGTGGGCCATGTGCGCGGGGGCCTGGGCGTGGTGGCGGCCGTGTCCTGCGCGGTGATCGGCGCGATCTCGGGGTCCGGTCTGACGGGCATCGCCGCGATCGGCCCGCTCCTGATCCCCGAGATGGAAAAGCGCGGCTATCCCCGCGAATACGCCACCGCGCTGATCGCCAATTCCTCGATCCTGGGCCTCTTGATCCCGCCCTCGGTGACGATGATCGTCTATGGCTGGGTCACCGACACGTCGATCCTCGCCTGTTTCCTGGCGACGCTGGGGCCGGGGTTGCTGATCATGTTCAACTTCTCGGTCGTGAACCTGTGGATGAGCCGCAAGTTCCACCTGCATCTCGACGAGAAGCCCAGCTTCAAGGACCTGTCGGGCGAGGTCGCGCGGCGCGGCTTCAACGCGACGCCGGCGCTGCTGATGCCGATCATGATCCTCGGCGGCATCTATGGCGGGGTGATGACCCCGACCGAGGCCGCGGCGCTGGCCGTGATCTACGCCATTCCGGTGGGCTTCTTCATCTACAAGGGCCTGCGCTGGGAAAACTTCCTGTCCGCCGGCAAGGAGGCCGCGACCGCCGTGGGCGCGATCATGTTCATGATCCTGTTCTCGATGATCCTCGGCCAGATGTTCGTCTACGAGAGCATCCCGCAGCAGCTGGTCAGCTCGATCTTCGAGATCACCGAGAACAAGGTGCTGCTGCTGATCATGATCAACATCCTGCTGTTCCTGGTCGGCATGGTGGTCAACGACGTGACCGCGATCATCCTGATCGCGCCGCTGCTGCTGCCCTTGATGAACGCCATCGGGGTCAGCCCGGTGCAGTTCGCCGCGATCATGGGGGTGAACACGGCGATGGGCGGCGTGACCCCGCCCTATGCCTCGATCCTCTATCTCGGCGCGCGGATCGGCAACGTGAAGGTCACCAAGGTGATCCCGCCCGCGATGGTGCTGATCGTGACCTGCTACGTGCCGGTGGTGTTCCTGACCTCGCTCTGGCCCGACCTCTCGCTCTTCCTGCCGCGCGTATTCGGCTACTGACCCAAACCAACAGAGGAGACAGACCCATGACGAAATTCCCGACCGGCACGGCGGCCATCGCGCTGATGGCGCTCACGGGGGCGGCGAGCGCCGCCGACCTCAAGATGAGCCACGTGCGCCCGCAGGACGCCACCATCGACACGGAGTTGCGCGCCTTTGCCGAGGACGTGTCCGAGGCCACCGGCGGTGACGTGAACATCGAGATCTTCCCCGCCTCCGCGCTGGGCGACTACACCACCGTGCAGGAACGCATCAGCGTGGGCGCCATCGACATGGCCACCCAGCCCGCCGCCACCGCCGCCGACCGGCGGATGCAGATCAGCTCGTTCCCCTATCTCGCCAACGGCTGGGACGAGGCGCGCGCGATCTACGGCCCCGAGGGTCCGGTGCGCGAGGTCATGGCCGAGCTTTACGCCGCGCAGGACATCAGCATGCTGGCGGCCTACCCGGTCTATTTCGGCGGCATCTCGCTGAACACCGACCCGGTGAATCCCGGCGACCCCTCTGAATCGAACGGCATCAAGGTGCGCGTGCCCGGCATCAAGAGCTTCCAGCTGACCGGGCAGGCGCTCGGCTACATCCCCTCGCCGATCCCGTTCTCCGAGGCGTTCACCGCGATCCAGACCGGCGTCGTGGACGGCGTGATCGGGTCCGGCGCGGAAGGCTACTACGCGTCGTTCCGCGACGTGACCAAGGCCTACATCCCCGCCAACACCCATTTCGAGGTGTGGTACATGATCATCTCGAACGAGTCGCTGTCCGGGATGGACGCCGAGGACCAGGAGGCGCTGAAGACGGCCGCCGCCGAGTTCGAGGCCCAGCGCTGGACCGTGGCCGAGGAAGACCAGGGCAAGTGGGAACAGCGGCTGGCCGACGACCTGGGCGCCACCGTGGTCGAGCTGAGCGACGAGCAACTCGCCGCCATGGCCGCCAAGGTCCGCGAGGACGTCTGGCCCGAGGTGCTGCAGGACGTGGGCGCCGAGTGGGGCCAGGGCATCCTCGACCAGATCGGCAAGTAACGTGTGAACGCCTGGCGGGCGGCCCCTCGGGTCTGCCCGCCGACGCCCCTGTCGCGAAGGAACCTCTCGGATGGACGCGGACTATGCCATCATCGGCGGCGGTGTCGTCGGGCTCTCGGTGGCGTGGGGGCTGTTGAAACGCGGCCGGCGCGTGATCGTGATCGACGGCGATGACGGGTCGTTCCGCGCCAGCCGCGGCAATTTCGGGCTGGTCTGGGTGCAATCCAAGGGCATGACCCAGCCGCGCTACGCGCAATGGAGCCAGCACTCCGCCGCGATCTGGGCCGAGTTCGCCGCGGAACTGGGCGACACCACCGGGCGGGCCGTGCCCCTGGAACAGAAGGGCGGCTACGACCTGCATTTCTCCGAAGAGACCTTGCAGGCCACCGTCGAGAAATACGAGGCGCTCAAGGCGAAACTCGGCGGCGACTACCCGTTCGAGGTGCTGGGCCACAACGCGCTCCGCAAGGAGGAGCCCCATATCGGCCCCAGGGTCGTCGGCGCGATCCTGCATCACCAGGACGGGCATGCGAACCCCTTGCAATTGCTCCGGGCGCTGGCCGATGATGTGCGCCGGATGGGCGGTCGGGTGCTGAACGGCAAGACCGTCAGCGAGGTCGACAAACCCGACGGGTTCCGCATCCGCTGCAGCGACGGCACCACCGTCACGGCCGGAAAACTGGTCCTCTCCGCAGGGCTCGGGGCCGCCACGCTGGGCCCGAAACTGGGCTTCCGGGCGCCGGTGCGGCCCCAGCGCGGGCAGGTTCTCATCACCGAGAAGATGCCGAAGATGATCAACCGCCCCTCGCTGATCGCGCGGCAGGTGGACGAGGGCGGCATCCAGATCGGCGCGACCAACGAAGAGGTCGGCCATGACGACCGGGTGACCCAACCCGGCCTGTCCGGCCTCGCCGCCGAGGCCATCGCCGCCTATCCCGTTCTGGCCCGGGCGCAACTGGTGCGCAGCTGGGGGGCGCTGCGGGTTCTGTCGCCCGACGGGCTGCCGATCTATCAGGAAAGCCGCGAGATGCCCGGCGCCTATCTGGTGACGTGCCACAGCGGCATCACGCTGGCCGCGGTGCATGGCCGGCTCCTGCCCGATTGGCTGGAGGGCACCGCCGCCGCCCCGGATCTGGAGGTATTCAGTGAAGACCGCTTCGCCGTTCCTGGAGCTTGAAGAGGCACGCCGCGTGCCGGTGCGTTTCGACGGCACGGTGCTGGACCTGCCCGAGGGCGCGAACCTGGCCGCCGCCCTGCTGGCCGCGGGGGTCCGGGTGTTCCGGCACAGCCCGGTTTCGGGCGCCCCGCGCGCGCCCTTCTGCATGATGGGGGCCTGTTTCGACTGTCTCGTGGAGATCGACGGCGTGGTGCGGCAGGCCTGCATGGTCGAGGTGACCGAGGGCCTGCAGATTTCCCGCCCGCACGAAGGGGGCCTGCCGGATGGGGCATAGCGATCTGATCGTCGTCGGGGCCGGACCGGCGGGCATGGCGGCCGCCGCAACGGCCGCCGAACACGGGCTGAGCGTGACGGTGCTGGACGAACAACCGCGCCCCGGCGGGCAGATCTACCGCGACGTGGACCGTGCCGCGCCCCTCCGCGGCGCGCTTCTGGGCGCGGATTACGGCCATGGGGCGACCCTCACCGCCGGGCTGCGGCACGCGCGTGTCACCCACCTGGCCGGCGCGGTCGTCTGGGCCATCGAGGACGGGTTCCGCGTGAGTTTCACGCGGGACGGCCGCGGCGCGCAGGTGTCGGGGACGCGGCTCCTGCTGGCCACCGGCGCGCTGGAACGGCCCATGCCGCTGCCGGGCTGGACCCTGCCCGGCGTGATGACCGCCGGCGCCGCGCAGATCCTGCTCAAGCAGTCGGGGGTGCTCGCGCAGCGCGCGGTGCTGGTCGGCACCGGGCCCCTGCTCTACCTGATCGCGGCGCAGATGGTGCGGGCGGGCACGCCGCCGCTGGCGCTGGTCGAGACGCAGGGCCGCGGCGATCTTGCCGCGGCGATGCGGCATGTCGGGGGTGCACTGCGGGGCTGGCCCTACCTGGCGAAAGGGCTGGGGCTTCTGTCGGAACTCAAGCGGGCGCGCGTGCCGCGGTTCACCGGCGCGACCGGGATCGCCGTGGAAGGCGACACCAGGGCCGAGGCCGTCAGCTTTCGCAGCGGCGGCAAGGCGCACCGGATCGCCTGCGACACGGTTCTGATGCATCACGGGGTGGTGCCGAACACGCAGGCGGCCCGGTCGCTGGGGGTCGCCCATCGCTGGGACGCGGTGCAGCAGTGCTTTTCGCCGGTGCTCGACCGATGGGGGGCGAGCGATGTCGCCGGGGTATTGATCGCCGGGGACGGCGCGGGGATCGGCGGGGCGCAGGCCGCCGAACTCGCCGGGCGCCTGGCCGCGCTCCGGGCGGCGTCGGACCTGGGGATGCTCTCGGCCGGTGATCTGGAGGCGGTGGCCGGACCGCTGCTGCGCAGGCAAGCCAGGGAGTTGGCTGCCCGCCCCTTCCTCGACACCGCCTATCCGCCCTGTGCCGAGGCGTTGGCCCCGGCGGATGCCACCATCGTCTGCCGCTGCGAGGAGGTGACGGCGGGCCAGGTCCGCGGTTACGCGAAACTCGGCTGCCGGGGACCGAACCAGGCCAAGGCGTTCGGCCGGCCCGGCATGGGCCCGTGCCAGGGCCGATATTGCGGCCTGACGGTCACCGCCCTTCTGGCCGAGGCGACCGGGCAGACGCCCGACGAGACCGGCTATTTCCGCATCCGCCCGCCCCTGAAGCCCGTGACGCTGGGCGAATTGGCGGCGATGCAGGACACCCGACAGGACGCTGCAGAATAAGGGAAAGACATGATCGAACGACTGGAAACCGGCACGCGGATGAGCAAGATCGTCAAGCACAACGGCGTGGCCTACCTGTGCGGGCAGGTCGGGGAGGGCGCCACGGTGGCCGAGCAGACGCGCGATTGCCTGGCCCGCGTGGACGCGCTGCTGGACCGGGCCGGCTCGTCCCGCGACCGGATCCTGCAGGCGATCGTCTGGCTGTCGGACATGGCGGATTTCGCCGAGATGAATGCCGTCTGGGATGCCTGGGTGCCCGAGGGGCACGCCCCGGCGCGCGCCTGCGGCGAGGCGAAACTGGCCCGACCGGAGCTCCGGGTCGAAATCATCGTGACCGCGGCCTGCTAGCCCCGTCCGCCGCCGTGTCTTCCGGTCCTTCCGTCCATGATGATGCGGGAGGCTGGCCCTACTGTCCGTCCCGATTTCCCTTGACGGCCCTCCGCCCTCCCTTCGCGCGCGCCTCGGTGGTGGCGAAGTGGCACAGCCGGTGAGCGCAGGCGAAGCATGGTCCCACCGGAACAACGGGTCGGACCATGCGGACGGGAGGTCTGTCCCCCGCGTCTCGACCATCGAGACGTTTGCTTCGCGGTCCAGCCTGTTCGATGGGGCCGTCTTGCCGTCCGCATCCGCGCGGCGGTCGGCGACGGCCACGTCGAGGCGGCTCTAACCACACAGGCTCTTGTACGGAGAGCTGAGCACGTGCCGCCTGTGCCGGGCGCCCATGTCGTGATGCCCTTGGCCGGGTTTCACCGGGCAAAATGCGGGATCGAACGCGCTGAGGGCCGCGGCGAGGGCCGTGCAACGACACGCAGGCTTCGGAGATTTCCTGCTGCGGCCAGACCGGACATCGCGCGGCGGCGCGGCTCAATCTCCACGGCCGGGCTTGATCGGGGGCGCGGTGTGGTCCTACCCTCGCACGAGGTCGATGAGGGAGGACGTCGTGCGCGACATCGACCACGTGACGGAAATCGACCGCGTGCTGAAGGGCATCGCGACGGGACGGGACGACGTGGTCGCCGCCTCCTGGCGGCGCTGCGTCGAATCCTATGGCATGGATCCAACCCGCGTCGAGGCGGCCCATATCGTGACCGAGGCCCAACTGCGCGAGCATCGCGAGCAGGCCGAGCGGCTCATCGCCATTGCGCGATCCGGCCTGCAGGCGCTGTTCCGGCAGGTGGCCGGGCAGAACTACGTCCTGCTGCTGGCGGATTCCAAGGGCGTGACGGTCGACTTCTTCGGCGATCCCCGCTTCGAGGACGACTTGCGCGACGCGGGGCTGTATCTCGGCTCGGACTGGTCGGAGGACCTTGCGGGCACCTGCGGCGTGGGGTCGTGCATCGTCACCGGAGAGGCTGTCACCATCCACCAGTCCGACCATTTCGGGCTGGCGCACACGCCGCTGTCCTGCACCGCCGCACCGATCTACGACACGGGCGGATCGCTGGCCGCGGTGCTCGACATCTCGCTCTTGCGCTCACCCACGCCGAAGGCCAGCCAGAACCTCGCGATGAATCTGGTGCGCGCCTCGGCCCGGCGCGTCGAGATGGCCAACCTCATGGCGATGACGCGGCGCGACTGGGTGCTGCGGTTTTCCGCCAGCCCCGAGTTCCTGGAGGTCGACCCGGAGGCGGCCGTGGCGCTGGACGGCTCGGGCCGGATCATCGGGCTGACCGGCGCGGCGCGCAGCCTGCTGGGCGCGGCCGGGGGCGACCGGCCGTTGATCGGGCAGCGGATCGACGCGCTGATGGACCTGTCGGTCGACGATCTGCCCGACCTGATGCGCGGCCGCCCGGCCGAGGACCGGGTGCTGCGGCTGAAGGACGGGCGCGGGCTCTTCGGCCATGCGATCGCGCCGCAGACCGCGCACGGCCTCGCGCGCCGGCACGCCAATGACCTGCCCGGCGCGTTGTCGAGCTTTGCCGGCCCCGACCCGGCGCTGCAGCGCCTGCTGGCCGAGGCCGCGCGGCTGGCCCGCACCGGCATTCCGCTGGTCATCGCCGGCGAGACCGGGACCGGCAAGGAACGGCTGGCGCGTGCGCTCCATGTCTGCGGCCCCGGCGAACGCCCGTTCCGGCACGTCGTCTGCGCGGGCCTGGGGTCCGCCGGGGTGGAGGCCGCGCTCGGCGACCTCGGCGACGCGCCCGCGACGCTGTTCCTCGACGGCCCCGAGGACCTGGGCCCCGGGGCGCAGGCGGCGCTGCTGTCGGTCCTGTCGCGGGCGCCGCGGCTGCGGGCGATCTCGGCCAGCCGGGGCGACCTGGCCGAAGCCTGCCGGGAGGGCCGGTTCCGCCGCGACCTGTTCTTCCGGCTGGCCGGGCTCACGCTCGCCGTGCCGCCGCTGCGCCACCGGCAGGATTTCGACTGGCTGCTGGACCGGCTGCTGACCCGGCGCAAGGCGGGCGACCGGCAGCTTTCCCCGGCCGCGCGCGCGGAACTCAAGGCGCGGGCCTGGCCCGGCAACATCCGCGAGCTGGAAAACGCGCTCGACGTCGCGGTGGCGCTGGCCGAGGGGCCCGTCATCGACACCGCCGACCTGCCGCCGCCGGCCTGCGCCCAAGCGGCGGAGCCCGATCCGTCCGACGACCTGGAGACGCTGCTCGCGGCCTGCGACTGGAACATGGCGCGCGTCGCGCGGCGGCTGGGCGTGAACCGCTCGACCGTGATGCGCCGGGTCCGGAAAAGCGGGCTGGTGCCTCCCGCCTGAGCGTTGCGGGCGGGCGTTGCGCGGCGTTGCGCGCGCAACGGCGCCGAGGGCGTTCACCAGGAAGTGCGGCACTCTGCCGCAATTTCTCTGGCGTTTGTGACGCCTTTTGCGACAGCCTGTCCGGCGAGACATCGCGAAAGGGAGGAAACGCATGCTCGACACGACCATAGCCGATACCACGCGGGAGGCGCTCTCGGCGTTCGGCGACGCGCTGGAACAGGGCGATCTCGACCGCGCGGTCGAGATGTTCTCCGAGGACTGCTACTGGCGCGATCTCGTCACGTTCACCTGGAACATCAAGACGGTGGAGGGCAAGGAGCAGGTGCGCGACATGCTGGAGCACCAGCTTGCCACGACGAAGCCGCGCAACTGGGGCCTGGCCGAGCACGAGATCCCCACCGAGGAGGACGGCGTCACCACCGCCTGGATCGTCTTCGAGACCGATCTTGCGCGCGGCTACGGGCTGATCCGGCTGAAGGACGGCAGGATCTGGACCCTGCTGACGACGATGGTGGAACTCAAGGGCCATGAGGAGCCCAAGGGATTCGCCCGGCCGCTGGGCGCCAAGCACGGCGCCGGGAAGAACCGCACCACCTGGAAGGAGGAGCGCGAGGCCGAGGAGCGCGAGCTGGGCTACGAGACGCAGCCCTATGTCCTGATCGTCGGCGGCGGGCAGGGCGGAATCGCGTTGGGCGCGCGGCTGCGGCAACTGGGCGTGCCGACGATCATCGTCGAGAAGAACGACCGCCCCGGCGACAGCTGGCGCAACCGCTACAAGTCGCTCTGCCTGCACGACCCGGTCTGGTACGACCACCTGCCCTACATCAAGTTCCCGGAGACCTGGCCCGTCTTCAGCCCCAAGGACAAGATCGGCGACTGGCTGGAGATGTATACCAAGGTGATGGAGTTGAACTACTGGACCCGCACCACCTGCAAGGAGGCCAGCTACGACGAGGCCGCGGGGGCGTGGACAGTCAAGGTGGACCGCGACGGCGAAGAGGTCGTGCTGAAGCCGAAGCAACTGGTGCTGGCCACCGGCATGTCGGGCAAGCCGAACGTGCCCGAGTTTCCCGGCATGGAGAAATTCCGGGGCGACCAGCACCATTCCTCGCAGCACCCCGGCCCTGACGCCTACAAGGGCAAGAAATGCGTGATCGTCGGGTCCAACAACTCGGCCCATGACATCGCCGCGGCCCTGTGGGAACACGACGCCGACGTGACCATGGTACAGCGGTCGAGCACGCATATCGTGCGCTCGGACACCCTGATGGATATCGGCCTGGGCGGGCTTTATTCCGAAGAGGCGGTGCAGAACGGCATGACCACCGAAAAGGCCGACCTGATCTTCGCCTCGCTGCCCTACCGGATCATGCACGAGTTCCAGATCCCGCTCTACGAACAGATGAAGGAGCGCGACAAGGCGTTCTACGACGGGCTGGAAAAGGCCGGGTTCTGGCTCGACTGGGGCGCCGACGGCTCGGGTCTATTCATGAAGTACCTGCGCCGCGGCTCGGGCTACTACATCGATATCGGCGCGAGCCAGCTGATCATCGACGGCGAGGTCAAGCTGGCCCACGGCCAGGTGTCCGAGATCGTGGAGGACGGGCTGATCCTCGATGACGGCACCAGGCTGGAGGCCGATCTGATCGTCTATGCCACGGGCTATGGCTCGATGAACGGCTGGGCGGCGGACCTGATCGGCCAGGACGTGGCCGACAAGGTCGGCAAGTGCTGGGGGCTCGGCTCCGACACGCCGAAGGATCCCGGCCCCTGGGAGGGCGAGCAGCGCAACATGTGGAAGCCCACGCAGCAGGAAGGGCTGTGGTTCCACGGCGGCAACCTGCACCAGTCGCGCCACTACTCGCAGTTCCTCGCGCTGCAACTGAAGGCCCGGATGGAGAACCTCCCGGTTTCCGTCTACGGTCTCCAGGAGGTCCACCACCTCGGATGACGCGCGCGCGGCCGGGATCGGCCTCGCACCGATCCCGGCCAACCCACGGAAAAGGAGAAAGACATGAACGACAAGACCATGCGCGCGGCCGTCTGGCACAAGGCGCGCGATCTTCGCGTGGAGGACGTTCCGGTTCCCGACATCACCGATCCGCATGCCGTGCGCGTCAAGGTCGCCGCCTGCGGCATCTGCGGCAGCGACCTGCACGAATACGCGGCCGGCCCGATCTTCATCCCGGTGGATACGCCGCACCCGATCAGCGGGGACCGGGCGCCGATCGTCATGGGGCACGAATTCGCCGGCGAGGTCGTCGCGGTCGGCGACAAGGTGACCCGCGTCAAGCCCGGCGACCGGGTGGCCATCGAACCGATCCTGTCGCCCAACCGCGACGGCGCCTATCTGATGGAACGCTACAACCTCAGCCCGCTTCTGGGGTTCCACGGCCTGTCGGGCGGCGGCGGCGGGTTTTCCCAGTTCACCGTGGTGGGCGAACACATGCTGCACCCGATGCCGGACGACCTGTCATGGGAACAGGGCGCATTGGTGGAGCCGGCCGCCGTTGCCCTTCACGCGGTGCGTCAGAGCAGCCTGAAGGCCGGCGACAGCGCCGCCGTCTTCGGCGCCGGTCCGATCGGGCTGATGGTGATCGAGGCGCTCAAGGCTGCCGGTGCCGCCAGCATCCATGCGGTCGAGGTCTCGGATGTCCGCCGCCAGAAGGCCGAGGACCTCGGCGCGACCGTCCACAACCCGGCCGATGGCGATGTCGTCGAGTCGATCCATGACGCCTCGGCGGGCGGGGTCGACGTCGCCTTCGAGGTCACCGGCGTCCCCTCGGTGCTGGCGCAGAGCATCGATGCGACCCATCCGGGCGGCGAGGCCGTCATCGTCAGCATCTGGGAGAGCAACGCGTCCTTCCAGCCCAACACGCTGGTGATCAAGGAGCGCACGATGCGCGGCATCATCGCGTATCGCCATGTCTATCCTGCGGTCATGGCCCTGATGCAGAAGGGGTATTTCAGGGCCGAGGATCTCGTGACCGACCGGATCGCCCTGGACGACGTGGCCGAAAAGGGGTTCGAGAAACTGCTGAACGACAAGTCGCAGATCAAGATCATGGTGACGCCGCCGGGCTGAAACGGGCGGCGCGCCTTGCGGCGCCCCCCGCACCTGGGGCAGCTTCGGGATGCGATGCCCCATGGCCCTGCCGGGGCATGACGAGCGATCAAGAGAGGATAGCATGAACACAAGGGACTGGAGCGCGGCCTTCGATGCCGTACTGGACGGCGTGACCACGGGCGACACGGCGGCGCGCGTGCCCGGCGTGGTGGCGTTGGTCACCGACCGCGAGGCCAACGTCTACGAGGGTGCGACGGGCGTCCGCGATCTGGGCACCGGGGCCCCGATGACCACCGACACCGTCTTCGCGATCTTCTCGACCACCAAGGCGGTCGGCGGCACGGCGGTGATGCAATGCGTGGAGGAAGGGCTCCTGGATCTGGACGCGCCCGCCAGGGACTACGCGCCCGAGATCGGCGAGCTTCGGGTGCTGGACGGTTTCGACGACGCCGGCAACCCGAAGCTGCGGGCGCCGAAATCCGACATCACCACGCGCCAGCTGATGCTGCACACGGCCGGCTTCGGCTACGACTTCTTCAACGAGAACTACCTGAAGATGGCAGAGGCGCATGGCCAGCCCTCGGTCGTCACCGGCACGAAGGCCGCCCTGACCACGCCGCTGCTGTTCGATCCGGGCGAGAAATGGGAATACGGCAGCAATATCGACTGGGCCGGACAGGTGGTCGAGGCGATCCGGGGCAAGCGCCTGTCAGAGGTACTGGCCGAGCGTGTCTTCGCGCCGCTCGGCATCACCGACATGGCCTTCACCCGCAGCGACGACATGAAGGCGCGGACGGCCAGCATCCACGCCCGCGGCGCCGACGGCTCGCTGACGCCGATGGACTTCGCCCTGCCCGACGACCCCGAGGTCGATATGGCCGGGCACGGGCTTTACGCCTCGGTCGGCGAATACATGAAGTTCATCCGCATGTGGCTGAACGACGGGATGGGGCCGAACGGCCGCGTGCTGAAACCCGAAACCGTCGAACAGGCGGTTCGGAACGGGCTCCAGCCGCACCAGAAGGTGGTGATGCTGCCGGGCGTGATCCCGTCGCTGTCGAACGACGCCGAGTTCTTTCCGGGGCTGGAGAAGGGCTGGTCCTACACCTTCATGGTCAATGACGAGAAGGCCCCGACCGGGCGGCCCGCCGGCGCCATCGGCTGGGCGGGGCTGGCCAACCTGTTCTACTGGATCGACCGCGAGAACGGATTCGGGGGCTTCTGGGCGACCCAGATCCTGCCCTTCGGCGACCCGGTCTCCTTCGGCGGATATCTCGACTTCGAGACGGCGTTCTACCGGACCCTTCACAAGTCGCGCGCGGCGTGAGGCATCACGCCCGCCGCCGGGAAACCTGAAAAAGACGGCGGCGCGGCGTGCCGACGTCGGGTGCCGTCCGGTCGAACCCGGCGGGGCGCAACAGGCTTTCGACGAAGGCTGTTGCGCCCGGCGCCCCGGGGCTGCGCGGATGACCGTCTCGGCCGCCCCTCGATCTGGTCGACTGCGTCTGCCGCACCGTGACGCGCGCCCTGCTTCGGCTGGCGCCGTGTCGTCTTGTTCGACCTCGCCCCCTTGGTGCGCGCCCCCCCGGCGTTGATCCTTGTCAATGCATCGGTGAACGCGACGGGAAACCCTGCAAGGCGGTTGTCCATCTGCATTTCGAGAGGAGGGGGTGATATGCGGAGACTTGGTCAGGCCATCTTCGGGGCGATGTCGCTGGCCGCGACCTCGGCGATGGGGGCGACGTTGTCGGGCTTCGGCACGGCCAGCGTGGACGGGGTGATCGCCCCCGGCGAGTGGAACCCGGCCGGGTCGGTGAACTTCCTGGTGAACACGCCCGGCGGCGGCACCGCGGCGGCCACCCTGTGGGCGATGAACGACCGGGTGAACCTGTATCTGGGCGTCGAGATCGCGGGCACCTATGACCTGCCCGACGTGAATTTCGAATTCGACGTGGACGGCGACGCGACGACCAGCGACGGCGACGACGCGGTGGTGGTGAACACGACGGTCGGCTATCGCGATTCCGTGCGGACGAGCGATCCCGCCGTCTGCCCGGTGCCCGGGCCTTGCGGCGTGCCCGATCCCCTTGTCGGCGGGGTGGTGAACGGGACGGCGGCGATTGACGAAACGCTGCTCTCCACGGTGTTCGAGGTGGTCAAGCCGCTCGACTCCGGCGACCCCAACGATTTCGCGCTGACGACCGGAGACACGATCGGGCTCTATACCTTCGTGCGGCTCATCGATACGGGCGTCGGGCAGGCCGATACCCGCAGGTTCTACCCCACCGACAGCATCGCCATCGCACCGGTTCCCGGCCCCGCATCGCTGGGATTGCTGGGCAGTGCGATTGGGCTTGGATTGATCGTTGGAGGTTTCAGGCGGCGCGGCAC
This genomic window from Rhodovulum sp. ES.010 contains:
- a CDS encoding TRAP transporter large permease: MIEIALLSIGILVLTLTLGVPLPYCFGAALMVMYFIGDVTMKGMMLWGFQQLGNPVLLAIPLFVLAGTIMSESGIAASLLRFVNAFVGHVRGGLGVVAAVSCAVIGAISGSGLTGIAAIGPLLIPEMEKRGYPREYATALIANSSILGLLIPPSVTMIVYGWVTDTSILACFLATLGPGLLIMFNFSVVNLWMSRKFHLHLDEKPSFKDLSGEVARRGFNATPALLMPIMILGGIYGGVMTPTEAAALAVIYAIPVGFFIYKGLRWENFLSAGKEAATAVGAIMFMILFSMILGQMFVYESIPQQLVSSIFEITENKVLLLIMINILLFLVGMVVNDVTAIILIAPLLLPLMNAIGVSPVQFAAIMGVNTAMGGVTPPYASILYLGARIGNVKVTKVIPPAMVLIVTCYVPVVFLTSLWPDLSLFLPRVFGY
- the dctP gene encoding TRAP transporter substrate-binding protein DctP — its product is MTKFPTGTAAIALMALTGAASAADLKMSHVRPQDATIDTELRAFAEDVSEATGGDVNIEIFPASALGDYTTVQERISVGAIDMATQPAATAADRRMQISSFPYLANGWDEARAIYGPEGPVREVMAELYAAQDISMLAAYPVYFGGISLNTDPVNPGDPSESNGIKVRVPGIKSFQLTGQALGYIPSPIPFSEAFTAIQTGVVDGVIGSGAEGYYASFRDVTKAYIPANTHFEVWYMIISNESLSGMDAEDQEALKTAAAEFEAQRWTVAEEDQGKWEQRLADDLGATVVELSDEQLAAMAAKVREDVWPEVLQDVGAEWGQGILDQIGK
- a CDS encoding FAD-binding oxidoreductase; protein product: MDADYAIIGGGVVGLSVAWGLLKRGRRVIVIDGDDGSFRASRGNFGLVWVQSKGMTQPRYAQWSQHSAAIWAEFAAELGDTTGRAVPLEQKGGYDLHFSEETLQATVEKYEALKAKLGGDYPFEVLGHNALRKEEPHIGPRVVGAILHHQDGHANPLQLLRALADDVRRMGGRVLNGKTVSEVDKPDGFRIRCSDGTTVTAGKLVLSAGLGAATLGPKLGFRAPVRPQRGQVLITEKMPKMINRPSLIARQVDEGGIQIGATNEEVGHDDRVTQPGLSGLAAEAIAAYPVLARAQLVRSWGALRVLSPDGLPIYQESREMPGAYLVTCHSGITLAAVHGRLLPDWLEGTAAAPDLEVFSEDRFAVPGA
- a CDS encoding (2Fe-2S)-binding protein, which codes for MKTASPFLELEEARRVPVRFDGTVLDLPEGANLAAALLAAGVRVFRHSPVSGAPRAPFCMMGACFDCLVEIDGVVRQACMVEVTEGLQISRPHEGGLPDGA
- a CDS encoding NAD(P)/FAD-dependent oxidoreductase, giving the protein MGHSDLIVVGAGPAGMAAAATAAEHGLSVTVLDEQPRPGGQIYRDVDRAAPLRGALLGADYGHGATLTAGLRHARVTHLAGAVVWAIEDGFRVSFTRDGRGAQVSGTRLLLATGALERPMPLPGWTLPGVMTAGAAQILLKQSGVLAQRAVLVGTGPLLYLIAAQMVRAGTPPLALVETQGRGDLAAAMRHVGGALRGWPYLAKGLGLLSELKRARVPRFTGATGIAVEGDTRAEAVSFRSGGKAHRIACDTVLMHHGVVPNTQAARSLGVAHRWDAVQQCFSPVLDRWGASDVAGVLIAGDGAGIGGAQAAELAGRLAALRAASDLGMLSAGDLEAVAGPLLRRQARELAARPFLDTAYPPCAEALAPADATIVCRCEEVTAGQVRGYAKLGCRGPNQAKAFGRPGMGPCQGRYCGLTVTALLAEATGQTPDETGYFRIRPPLKPVTLGELAAMQDTRQDAAE
- a CDS encoding RidA family protein, whose protein sequence is MIERLETGTRMSKIVKHNGVAYLCGQVGEGATVAEQTRDCLARVDALLDRAGSSRDRILQAIVWLSDMADFAEMNAVWDAWVPEGHAPARACGEAKLARPELRVEIIVTAAC
- a CDS encoding sigma-54-dependent Fis family transcriptional regulator; protein product: MREDVVRDIDHVTEIDRVLKGIATGRDDVVAASWRRCVESYGMDPTRVEAAHIVTEAQLREHREQAERLIAIARSGLQALFRQVAGQNYVLLLADSKGVTVDFFGDPRFEDDLRDAGLYLGSDWSEDLAGTCGVGSCIVTGEAVTIHQSDHFGLAHTPLSCTAAPIYDTGGSLAAVLDISLLRSPTPKASQNLAMNLVRASARRVEMANLMAMTRRDWVLRFSASPEFLEVDPEAAVALDGSGRIIGLTGAARSLLGAAGGDRPLIGQRIDALMDLSVDDLPDLMRGRPAEDRVLRLKDGRGLFGHAIAPQTAHGLARRHANDLPGALSSFAGPDPALQRLLAEAARLARTGIPLVIAGETGTGKERLARALHVCGPGERPFRHVVCAGLGSAGVEAALGDLGDAPATLFLDGPEDLGPGAQAALLSVLSRAPRLRAISASRGDLAEACREGRFRRDLFFRLAGLTLAVPPLRHRQDFDWLLDRLLTRRKAGDRQLSPAARAELKARAWPGNIRELENALDVAVALAEGPVIDTADLPPPACAQAAEPDPSDDLETLLAACDWNMARVARRLGVNRSTVMRRVRKSGLVPPA